A genomic segment from Streptomyces sp. NBC_00459 encodes:
- a CDS encoding DUF4031 domain-containing protein, whose product MTIYIDPPVWPGHGRLWSHLVSDVSYDELHAFAGELGVPERAFERDHYDIPSHRYGDVVAAGAVEVSSREVVRLLHGSGLRRRKSARAPGGPDRPREQDGPGRAARQPRNS is encoded by the coding sequence GTGACCATCTACATAGACCCGCCGGTCTGGCCCGGGCACGGCCGCCTGTGGTCCCACCTCGTGAGTGACGTGTCGTACGACGAACTGCACGCGTTCGCCGGGGAGTTGGGCGTACCCGAGCGTGCCTTCGAGCGCGACCACTACGACATTCCGTCGCATCGGTACGGCGATGTGGTGGCCGCCGGGGCGGTGGAGGTCAGCAGCCGCGAGGTGGTGCGGCTGCTGCACGGGTCGGGACTGCGCAGGCGCAAGTCGGCGCGCGCGCCGGGCGGGCCGGACAGGCCGCGCGAGCAGGACGGGCCGGGCCGGGCGGCGCGTCAGCCGCGCAACTCGTAG